In Brassica napus cultivar Da-Ae chromosome A3, Da-Ae, whole genome shotgun sequence, the sequence TATGACCCATTTGGACTTGGCAAGAAGCCTGAGAACTTTGCTAAGTAAGCAGATTCGCTGCTCTGTTCCTTTATTTCCATCTCTATCTTTAAAGTTTGAACAATGTCATTAAGAATGATGTTCTGTAATGAATGTGGTTGACAGATACCAAGCCTTTGAGCTGATCCATGCGAGATGGGCTATGTTGGGAGCAGCTGGTTTCATCATCCCTGAAGCTTTAAACAAATACGGAGCTAACTGTGGTCCTGAAGCCGTCTGGTTCAAGGTTTTGTATTTTTGTGCTACTTCTCATATTTGACTTCAGTTTACGTAGATTCTATAATAGTAATTCAAGAAGTTGGTTATGTGATGGATACAGACTGGGGCTCTGCTTCTTGATGGAAACACATTGAACTACTTTGGCAAGAACATCCCAATCAACCTTGTTCTCGCCGTAGTTGCTGAGGTTGTTCTCCTCGGTGGAGCCGAGTACTACAGAATCACCAACGGATTGGTACATTACTCTAACATTTAAGCTATTATACTCATTTAAAAATCATCATGTGGAAAACAACTAAACTTGAAATGCAATAACTTGGGCAGGATTTTGAGGACAAGCTACACCCCGGAGGTCCATTTGATCCTTTAGGACTTGCTAAGGACCCCGAACAAGGAGCTCTCCTCAAGGTTAAAGAGATTAAAAACGGGAGATTAGCCATGTTTGCGATGCTCGGTTTCTTCATCCAAGCTTATGTTACTGGAGAAGGTCCTGTTGAGAACCTTTCAAAGCATCTCAGTGATCCTTTTGGAAACAACTTGCTTACCGTCATAGCTGGAACCGCTGAGAGAGCTCCTACACTTTAAGCCATTTCTAGTTTATTAAAGAGCTTTGTAGACTTTGTTTGATGACATTGTGAAAACAAActtccatcttcatcttcttgataTACTCCAATGGTTTTATCATATGCTTCTAAGAAAATAACAATGCATGATAACTACAATAAACTAATCAATcttgtattttttattcattccaacattaaatatatatttgagttTTGTGAAGCAATTTGCTTCCaaacataaaaatgaaataaatcacTTTCATACAACACATACACAAACACTTCCATAAGATATATAACATCTATTTAGAATAACCCCAGAAATCCATCTCACTGCGCAACGAAAGCTGATTCGTCTCGGGAACTGGCTGGACAACAGACGAAGAATTGTTGTTACCATCCTCAAACCTAATCCCTCTAGAGGAATCTTCATTTCCCATATGACAAGTCACAAGCCTGTCCATCATTGACCATTCACCTAAACCTTGTTGATGGTTATGACTACCCACTGTCTCGCACGTCCCAACCTCTAAACCTGGCTCACACGCTTGCTGGTATTGTAACCCTTCACTAGCCGCACTTTCGCAATCCCTTGGAAGCCCTGCAGAGTAGTCAAACCCAAGGGAAGGTGGCTTGTGGAAGATTGGTGGGTATTGATGAAGTGTCAGGTCAGGCTTGTTGAGTTCCAAGGTCGTGGCTCCGTGGTTACGTACTAGCTGGTAAGGACTGTCTCGGTGCATGAAGCTACGAGCTTGGAgcgagttgttgttgttggacGCATCATGATTGTATTGGTCCGTTGAGTTAATGCTTGAGCCTCCTTCAGTCACTACCTTGAACAAATTCTTCTTCATGAATACCCTACAAACCACCCATCCGTCTTCCTACAAgatcaaataatatatgtagCAAATGGATTAAATACAAAAGACCAACTTCCTAACCAATTAAATGAATTTAATGCATCATAATTCTCAAACTATTTTAAGattgcaaattttttttatcaaaatgttGCACAGAGAATTTTGTAGAAATCAAGAACCTTAATCTATATACGTAatgaaaatagtttcaaaccAGAGATTATAAACTAACACCGTAAATCGCGTAAGAAGGTTCTAGTGATAACTATATATGGTACAGTTTCTTGATTATATTGTCTAGATTATAGTCTAAATTGTTCAAATGAAAAACATACACTAGGATTGCCTTGAGGATCATCAGTATCTTCAAGCCGATACTCATGCATGATCCAGTCAGTCTTTTGGCCATGAGGAGCTCTTCCTTTGTAGAACACAAGGGTCTTTCTCATTCCTATCTTCTTGTATGAGTTCCTTATACACTTGTCTCGTCCTGTTGCCTTCCAGAACCCTGCATGAGTTGCACGGTTGGTCCTTGAACCCGTTGGGTATTTCCTATCCTTGTGGCTGAAGAAATACCATTCGTTCTGCGGTGTTGACCCTATCTTACATCTCTCTgagtttttagaaaaaaatagaaagttaGAAATATCCAAAATAGTGTTCAGTTATATCCGATAATCAAGAAATGGAAGAACTATCAagatttatgagtttttttatcTCAAATATCAACAATTAGTGAAATCAATATGGATGTGAGATTTACAATAAGCATTAAATTGTGATATGTTGTTGAAAATGGGTTAAATAAGTAAATAGTACCTTGTAAATCCCAAGGCTCGAGTTTGTTTAAGTCAACCTCTCTGATGACTTCCATCTCAAACTTATGATAAGAGATTTTCTTCTTTAGGTAGTAATGGAGAAGCTCTTCGTCTGTCGGATGAAACCGAAACCCAGGTGGCACTCCTCCGTTCGACGACGAACCCATTTCGGTTTATTTTCGTGATTATGCTTCTCAATATTTAAGCACTGCCTTTCTTTCTAAGCAGCTATAACTTcttgattatatttatatacacacACTCACACGTTAATTGTCAACGGAGTTAAATAAATGGTATATAAATGTATGATGATGCATGTTGCtattgatgatgatgttgaCGGCCGGTGACCACGCCGCCGGAGATGCTCTAAAGCTATCGTAAAAAGCAAGGCTCGCCGGAGATTAATATGacttttagtttaatataatgtCTCTAGCGCGCCTTGTGTTGCAGCGTTTGGTACACTTGCGTACAATTGACTGCTCCTTGTTCTCTACGCCAATGTTGACTTATTATCATTTATGAACGATCCCgataaaaatttaaactctACTCCTATTATTAGTATCATTAATCCCGTATTCAACTTTTGATTGCTCTGTAAGCTAAAGAATCATATGGCCTGGGATTGGGGATCTTCAACTTGGATCATATGGTTGATCATGTTTACGTATACACACCTAGATAGtatttaattaataagaaaattaaagaggaataacgtagagagagagatatgaaATAAAGCAAGAATATGGATCATATATTCATATGTGGTTAAAACATGCAAATGAATATGCCATGCACTAGGCAATGGCTAAGGTTAGGCCTTTTATTCATCACATGTGCCTATCTACGACCTCCGATTCTTTCTGATTTATTTCGTTTCTCTAACTTTCAAGCTTTCTATCTGTTTTGTTAACTTGATGCATTGTTTCAAGCAAGCAATAAATACATACGCACATTCATATACATATAtgggtaaaatatatttatttatgaatgAATTAAATGAGTAAGGGATTTGATATTTAAGATTATTACTAGAGCTTGATCTGCGCATCTGCACGGATATTCGTTTTTGTtttgcaaaaaataaatatttatcttatataaatggtaacatatattttaaaattatatatatatattaattaattaatcaatatattttttaacacaataattttacaatttataatgaatagttttattttattttttgatctgTCAACTCTTAAAATCATACTAGAGAttgacccgcacgcccgtgcgggtgttaatttttactttcttataaatcgatattttatttttatgattagtattatatattttatatgtgtcataatctctataatattatttgagaagtcggTTTCCTATGTGTCGCTCTCATATTAACTttcacgatggttgattacactgatacccttaatgaattaataatattaaatattattatttatttttttatttagtttccttttaaaaaatttccaaaaacatatacatataataaaaaaggaattgttttataaagttaaaagaaatattgaaaacaaaaatatatgtatatataatatgatttcaaaaaaagcaaagttcacaaaatagtaatattacatttttaaaaatatttttaaataacataaaatatagttttgaagtaataaaatactctatatatatctatattttcttagatgaaaaacataaatttgtatataatgtgattttattaaaaaaaaattacacagataatcttgatattagaaaaagaaataacatttctttcaaaacataattttaaacaatacaaaaaaaaaatcaaactaatagaagtatttttatatatctatatattttcttagaagattacacaaaataattgagaaaaataaattgatatatgtttaattgactaaacatagtttataattaatattattgatgtgttttatttatttttcatatattttgttgaCTATAATAGCTTCCAATTACATCAAAAACaatatcgataaattatattttacttatataatattattttcaaataaaattacaaCTTTGTTTAgtgcttatttttaagagatattgaaaacaaaaaaaaaataaatcaaatagttgcaaaatagatatattatattttatcattattaaaattattatttttcttaatattaaatgttcttttaaattttgtgtttgtggaacttaatataaccataatcaaaataccaaagcaaaatctgaattctcattttcaatattttttaaaataaattttagtttccattcaataaatcaaaggcataaagttatttagaatttacagaatattttaattattgtaaatattaatatgtgttcatgagcttCCAGAAATGTATCACCTACTTATGTATGTAACTTCCTATTGAGCATCACttgattttataatatatttttaaaaacatcaataatttgataaatattatgaaaatacatgcacgtttaaacgataaataaaaGTGATTTGACCGAtacataagtaaataaaaaaaattgttaaccaTTTTGAATTCTTATCACAAATAGAGTGGTTTCATTCAAATATGTCGAATTATTATAgttaatatgtaaataatcctggcaaaatattatagtaaatataattaatgagatagttaaaaagtgagaaaatgaatgtaaaagataaaataaaaaaaattgaaaacaaataagttttgtttttcatgtcactattatatatcatatatatgtcatcatataattaatcatattttatatgtaccataatataagtaatcatataattaatattattttatacataccatcatataaataatcacatatattatatttataaacttaatatgaaatataaaaaccataatttaagttggtgtttttaattaagttatgtattgtatttttcttatatatagtgaaaatattttttaaatggttattggaaaatattttagtaaatgtttttaaaatatatatatatatttgaatcaattatttatataaattaattttaaattattattttgatttgaattttgtatagaaataattaaaattgagaaaaatgaatgcaaaagataaaataaaaattgaaaacaaataaattttgttttgtacttctgtaataaatgatattaacttatttagtaaatataataGATGAAGGGTTAGAATTgattaacaatataataaaaatcttttaaaaaatcaattaagatAAGCAAGTATTATTTTCTACTGTTATCCATgcttccaaacaattctcatttatactactatccatgtttccaaacaatttccatttatactactatccaagtttccaaacaactctcaaatgtacttcagttttaataatatagatttttaaaatataactcgtGTGTTCGTGTAAATGCacttttatggatcaaaattttaaatgtaaaataaaattgttatctgttgttatatttggtttatatgatcaaataattcaatatattatttacaattttttggtttatattatttatttttataacacgttTATGTTGTTTTAGACATAGttaatataccaaaataaaaaagataaccaACCCGTAATAATAAAATCTTGTTACATTTTTGACATTgattaagtataatttattatttaactagattatagaaaatattttttaaataagtaatACATAATTTGTTGTACTTCATTTTAggaaaatgcattaattaaatTGTCAAAGACAAAAAGACTAAAAGGTAGGCAAATTTAGTACTTCAAAGGcatatgattgtaaataaattgaaaaacaaagggttaatttatatttgtacttctgttttaatatattagattcttTACGGTTCCTAAACTTCTGGCTAAACCTACGGGTTCGGTTTCTTTGGTTAGTTTTGGTCGGTTAATTTGCAATTAAATTAATTTGGATCGGTCAGAATCCTATTGAAGTGAACCGAAAATACATTATGTTGGGCTTAAAAAAATTTTACcgaaatttttggttttgcgGTTAGTTCGGTTAATATTTCGGtttaaaatgaacaaaaattcaaaaatgggTTAAATTCAGTTAGTTCGATTTAGAATTTTTGTTAAGTTGGTAATGTttggtgatttttttaataaaaaattaaactaaccgATTATCAAACCAaacgggtttttgttttcatttatttttatataaatattttgttttcaattctaaattggtatatatattataatatatatgtgtctatcaaattttaaaacataataattttatggtatttttatttcattgaatagattgtttcaaactttcacatgtatttgtatcttcttctatatatatattttcggattattatttcattattaaaattgtaactatGTATATacagattagtaaaatattgttttattgtcgtattcaaatatattgtaacatttcaaaaatttagaaagtttttaaaaaattaaacttttcgcttcataaatttatattatcgagtaaataattaaacatttagtttttttttaacttttaaaataaactatatagtttaaaatttgttttcattggtttaaacgatattaaccgctctaacttttaacgtgagagctcgattccaaaaatttaattcgtaaataatagtatagatcatttatttaatcatatagatttaaaattcgtttttatttttgactaatttatataattgattcattaagggtataaacagataaaaacataatatatttaacaattatcttatattttatagaaattcatttttaattatttatattttagataattctgattattattaattgtaatcatttatttaatgagatagattaaaaaatcgtttttatttttgattaatttatataattgattCATTAAatgtataaacgatattaaccactctaacttttaatgtgagagctcgattccaaaaatttactttgCAAATAATTGTATAGATTTTTATCTTCATCTAGCTGTGACTGCAATcatgagaaaaaaatgaaagtcGGAGTCGTTTCGTACGAGAGAGACGACAACAAGAACattgaaaaaaagagaaagcaaaAGAGATTAAGATTCTTACCTCATTTCGTTTGATTTGTTTGATATTAAACTACAAACTTCCTTCACACGACAAAATTTGCTTCATTAATCTTCTTTGATTTAGGTTTACGAATTGGAAATCTTTTAGGGTTTTTGAACTGGGGATTTTGTAATTATCTCAAGATTGTCGAGACTCAATGGTTACTAGGATAATAGTAAGTGTAGTTAAGTATAATTAACCATGATTAGTTTTTAACCAGATTTTAACACCGTAATATGTGTCGTTAGACAAAGTCAAAGAAGAATGGTAGACTGGGTACACGGGTAATGGTTAGAGTATTGAAATGGGCATCTAAAATAATTGGTGTATATTTATGGTAACGCAAATATGTGGTGTATTAAAACGGTAATAGATaaatagtttgtgtatttacatggaattttcccaaaaaaaattgacaatccCGATACTTCACGAAGTATTGACGAAAAAATTGTTCAATCAATGATGTaactatattttgaaaaataatttacacaacataatttattaataaaacagcCTTGTCACCGAGGTTGCAACATCAAATCAACAAAGAAACCCACACCAAACGAAGTGTATATCACACAAGACACAATGTGACAATGACGAGACGAGGTCGCATCGGATTTATAAACCGATGCTATGCACACATAGAGCGTGGACTTGTAGTCACATCGCCTTTTATTCTTCACAAAAGCTTCCAAAGCTTTTCATAACATtacattattattaaattatacagTAACAGTAACAAGCAGAAGACTTCTGGACAAGTCTCTCACTTAACGACGGAAGCTTCTAACCTGACGTGGCGGGTCAGTCACGTTATCGTTAAGCTTGACACCTGTGTAGACGGCTGCTCCAGATATAGCACCAAGTGTAGGAGCTACCAGATAAACCCAAAGTAACCTATAGTTTCCTGATGCAAGGGCTGGCCCTAGAGTCCTAACGGGATTCATAGATGCACCAGTCGATGGcctataaaattttcaaatgttttagaaacATTAGGTTACAATGGTTCTGGAAAATATGAAGCTTAAATTCCTTTGATAGACTTACCCTGCGACAAGAATGTTGAGCATGACAGTGGCTCCAACAGCTATACCGGCCAATTCTCCAACCTACGCATCAAACCCCAATCAAGAAAAGAGAATAGAATTAGAACTAGCTACTTAAATGACGATCACTGGCTAATCTAAATAGGCATATATCGATTTTTATTCTACTTTTGTTAACGATTACGTACGTTTACAAGTTCTAATTAAACTTGAACGACTAACATGGCTCCGGTAATAATCTTTTTCTACAAAGttttctaggatgttttagaaatcggacaaatattttttttttaaatcagatcatttttttgttttctttaaatatGATGTTTTACAAcataaatataagttagataCAAGATGAAAATTGGCAGCTAATGGTTAGAGACAGTCTCCTATTAtaatagtttttcttatataaccACGACTTTGAATGTTTTTAGTAATAGTGAAGAAACCGCTAAGCGGTGAGCAATTGATGACCCAACACAACATATAAAACGTTCAATCAGAGGCCTAAATTACTATTTATAGGATATAATCGTTTACAAATTAATAtactactagattttgacccgtgcgtCCGCAcggataatttttttatttttttaaaaaataattaagatcgATCATGATATTTTAACTATGTTTACATGTTAGTATATTGCTTTTAGATATTTAGGCAAACAAAATGATATGCATTGTTTCATTAGTTGGATCGGTTTGTTAGAATGGTTCAGCCGTGACTCTTTTGCTTTGTCAGGTACAT encodes:
- the LOC106438826 gene encoding protein BEARSKIN2, encoding MGSSSNGGVPPGFRFHPTDEELLHYYLKKKISYHKFEMEVIREVDLNKLEPWDLQERCKIGSTPQNEWYFFSHKDRKYPTGSRTNRATHAGFWKATGRDKCIRNSYKKIGMRKTLVFYKGRAPHGQKTDWIMHEYRLEDTDDPQGNPSEDGWVVCRVFMKKNLFKVVTEGGSSINSTDQYNHDASNNNNSLQARSFMHRDSPYQLVRNHGATTLELNKPDLTLHQYPPIFHKPPSLGFDYSAGLPRDCESAASEGLQYQQACEPGLEVGTCETVGSHNHQQGLGEWSMMDRLVTCHMGNEDSSRGIRFEDGNNNSSSVVQPVPETNQLSLRSEMDFWGYSK
- the LOC106438825 gene encoding chlorophyll a-b binding protein CP26, chloroplastic, whose protein sequence is MASMGVSEMLGTPLNFKAVSRSSAPSASSPGTFKTVALFSKKKPAPAKAKTVSVANDELAKWYGPDRRIFLPDGLLDRSEIPEYLNGEVAGDYGYDPFGLGKKPENFAKYQAFELIHARWAMLGAAGFIIPEALNKYGANCGPEAVWFKTGALLLDGNTLNYFGKNIPINLVLAVVAEVVLLGGAEYYRITNGLDFEDKLHPGGPFDPLGLAKDPEQGALLKVKEIKNGRLAMFAMLGFFIQAYVTGEGPVENLSKHLSDPFGNNLLTVIAGTAERAPTL